In a single window of the Leopardus geoffroyi isolate Oge1 chromosome D2, O.geoffroyi_Oge1_pat1.0, whole genome shotgun sequence genome:
- the RASGEF1A gene encoding ras-GEF domain-containing family member 1A isoform X1 has translation MFLEPQETMPQTSVVFSSILGPSCSGQVLPGMGERGSGASSSGDLVFQEGRLISGSLEALMEHLVPTVDYYPDRTYIFTFLLSSRVFIPPHDLLARVGQICLEQRQQLETGSEKAKLKSFSAKIVQLLKEWTEAFPYDFQDEKAMAELKAITHRVTQCDEENGTVKKAIAQMTQSLLLSLAARSQLQELRDKLRSPAMDKGSVLKTKPPATQKDILGVCCDPLVLAQQLTHIELERVSSIHPEDLMQIVSHMDSRDKHRCRGDLTKTYSLEAYDNWFNCLSMLVATEVCRVVKKKHRTRMLEFFIDVARECFNIGNFNSMMAIISGMNLSPVARLKKTWSKVKTAKFDVLEHHMDPSSNFCNYRTALQGATQRSQMANSSREKIVIPVFNLFVKDIYFLHKIHTNHLPNGHVNFKKFWEISRQIHEFMTWTQVECPFEKDKKIQNYLLTAPIYSEEALFIASFESEGPENHMEKDSWKTLRTTLLNRA, from the exons gaAACTATGCCCCAGACGTCCGTCGTCTTCTCCAGCATACTTGGGCCCAGCTGTAGTGGACAGGTGCTGCCCGGCATGGGGGAGCGAGGAAGTGGGGCCAGCAGCTCTGGGGACCTCGTCTTCCAAGAGGGACGCCTCATCTCTGGGTCCCTAGAGGCTTTGATGGAGCACCTGGTCCCCACAGTGGACTATTACCCGGAT AGGACATACATCTTTACATTTCTCTTGAGCTCCCGGGTCTTCATCCCCCCTCATGACCTGCTGGCCCGTGTGGGGCAGATCTGCTTGGAGCAGAGGCAGCAGCTGGAGACCGGATCTGAGAAG GCCAAGCTGAAGTCCTTCTCAGCCAAGATTGTGCAGCTGTTAAAGGAGTGGACAGAAGCCTTCCCCTACGACTTTCAGGATGAGAAGGCCATGGCTGAACTGAAGGCCATTACCCACCGGGTCACGCAGTGTGATGAG GAGAATGGCACAGTGAAGAAGGCCATTGCCCAAatgacacagagcctgctgctgTCGCTGGCTGCCCGGAGCCAGCTTCAGGAGCTGCGGGACAAGCTTCGCTCACCGGCGATGGACAAAGGGTCTGTCCTCAAGACTAAGCCGCCAGCCACTCAGAAGGACATCCTGGGCGTGTGCTGCGACCCCCTGGTGCTGGCCCAGCAGCTGACTCATATCGAGCTG GAGAGGGTCAGCAGCATTCACCCTGAGGACCTGATGCAGATCGTCAGCCACATGGACTCTCGGGACAAGCACCGG TGCCGAGGGGACCTGACCAAGACCTATAGCCTGGAGGCCTATGACAACTGGTTCAACTGCCTTAGCATGCTAGTGGCCACCGAGGTGTGCCGG GTGGTGAAGAAGAAGCACCGGACCCGCATGCTAGAGTTCTTTATTGATGTGGCCCGGGAGTGCTTCAACATCGGGAATTTCAACTCCATGATGGCCATCATCT CTGGCATGAACCTCAGTCCTGTGGCGAGGCTGAAGAAAACGTGGTCCAAAGTCAAGACGGCCAAGTTTGACGTCTTGGAG CACCACATGGACCCATCCAGCAACTTCTGCAACTACCGCACTGCCCTGCAGGGGGCCACTCAAAGgtcccagatggccaacagcagCAGAGAGAAGATTGTTATCCCTGTATTCAACCTTTTCGTTAAGGACATTTACTTCCTGCACAAAATCCATACCAATCACTTGCCCAACGGGCATGTTAACTTTAAG AAATTTTGGGAAATCTCCAGACAGATCCATGAGTTCATGACATGGACTCAGGTAGAGTGTCCCTTCGAGAAGGACAAGAAGATTCAGAACTACCTGCTCACGGCACCCATCTACAGCGAGGAAG CTCTCTTCATCGCCTCCTTTGAAAGTGAAGGTCCTGAAAACCACATGGAGAAGGATAGCTGGAAGACTCTCAG GACGACTCTCCTTAACAGAGCCTGA
- the RASGEF1A gene encoding ras-GEF domain-containing family member 1A isoform X2 has translation MPQTSVVFSSILGPSCSGQVLPGMGERGSGASSSGDLVFQEGRLISGSLEALMEHLVPTVDYYPDRTYIFTFLLSSRVFIPPHDLLARVGQICLEQRQQLETGSEKAKLKSFSAKIVQLLKEWTEAFPYDFQDEKAMAELKAITHRVTQCDEENGTVKKAIAQMTQSLLLSLAARSQLQELRDKLRSPAMDKGSVLKTKPPATQKDILGVCCDPLVLAQQLTHIELERVSSIHPEDLMQIVSHMDSRDKHRCRGDLTKTYSLEAYDNWFNCLSMLVATEVCRVVKKKHRTRMLEFFIDVARECFNIGNFNSMMAIISGMNLSPVARLKKTWSKVKTAKFDVLEHHMDPSSNFCNYRTALQGATQRSQMANSSREKIVIPVFNLFVKDIYFLHKIHTNHLPNGHVNFKKFWEISRQIHEFMTWTQVECPFEKDKKIQNYLLTAPIYSEEALFIASFESEGPENHMEKDSWKTLRTTLLNRA, from the exons ATGCCCCAGACGTCCGTCGTCTTCTCCAGCATACTTGGGCCCAGCTGTAGTGGACAGGTGCTGCCCGGCATGGGGGAGCGAGGAAGTGGGGCCAGCAGCTCTGGGGACCTCGTCTTCCAAGAGGGACGCCTCATCTCTGGGTCCCTAGAGGCTTTGATGGAGCACCTGGTCCCCACAGTGGACTATTACCCGGAT AGGACATACATCTTTACATTTCTCTTGAGCTCCCGGGTCTTCATCCCCCCTCATGACCTGCTGGCCCGTGTGGGGCAGATCTGCTTGGAGCAGAGGCAGCAGCTGGAGACCGGATCTGAGAAG GCCAAGCTGAAGTCCTTCTCAGCCAAGATTGTGCAGCTGTTAAAGGAGTGGACAGAAGCCTTCCCCTACGACTTTCAGGATGAGAAGGCCATGGCTGAACTGAAGGCCATTACCCACCGGGTCACGCAGTGTGATGAG GAGAATGGCACAGTGAAGAAGGCCATTGCCCAAatgacacagagcctgctgctgTCGCTGGCTGCCCGGAGCCAGCTTCAGGAGCTGCGGGACAAGCTTCGCTCACCGGCGATGGACAAAGGGTCTGTCCTCAAGACTAAGCCGCCAGCCACTCAGAAGGACATCCTGGGCGTGTGCTGCGACCCCCTGGTGCTGGCCCAGCAGCTGACTCATATCGAGCTG GAGAGGGTCAGCAGCATTCACCCTGAGGACCTGATGCAGATCGTCAGCCACATGGACTCTCGGGACAAGCACCGG TGCCGAGGGGACCTGACCAAGACCTATAGCCTGGAGGCCTATGACAACTGGTTCAACTGCCTTAGCATGCTAGTGGCCACCGAGGTGTGCCGG GTGGTGAAGAAGAAGCACCGGACCCGCATGCTAGAGTTCTTTATTGATGTGGCCCGGGAGTGCTTCAACATCGGGAATTTCAACTCCATGATGGCCATCATCT CTGGCATGAACCTCAGTCCTGTGGCGAGGCTGAAGAAAACGTGGTCCAAAGTCAAGACGGCCAAGTTTGACGTCTTGGAG CACCACATGGACCCATCCAGCAACTTCTGCAACTACCGCACTGCCCTGCAGGGGGCCACTCAAAGgtcccagatggccaacagcagCAGAGAGAAGATTGTTATCCCTGTATTCAACCTTTTCGTTAAGGACATTTACTTCCTGCACAAAATCCATACCAATCACTTGCCCAACGGGCATGTTAACTTTAAG AAATTTTGGGAAATCTCCAGACAGATCCATGAGTTCATGACATGGACTCAGGTAGAGTGTCCCTTCGAGAAGGACAAGAAGATTCAGAACTACCTGCTCACGGCACCCATCTACAGCGAGGAAG CTCTCTTCATCGCCTCCTTTGAAAGTGAAGGTCCTGAAAACCACATGGAGAAGGATAGCTGGAAGACTCTCAG GACGACTCTCCTTAACAGAGCCTGA